The Fusarium fujikuroi IMI 58289 draft genome, chromosome FFUJ_chr01 sequence GATAAGAGCAGTAAGGTTGTAGAAACCATAGTAGACGAATAGAAAGAACCAAAAGTTGACCTGGACTCGAGCAGCTCCGTGACCAGGCGTCTTAGATCCGTCGGGGAGTCTATCCTCGTCCCCATCACCGATATGGTCGTCGGGAATTCTATACTGAGGAAAAGGTATAGAACACCACGCCACAGCCTGTTCTTGAGTCAGTTGGTTCTTTGTAGTTTCATTGGAGCTCCAGCACATACCAACAAGGCcggcatcaacaccaaaaatgCATACCGGCTCCACCACTTATCAACGACCCTCTTCACCGCCGACTGTCTCGGATCAACCCAAATATCCAACACCCATCGTTGCCAAAGACGTTGCCACAAGCTCCTATCATCCTCAAGGTCATAATCACTGTCCGtatcgtcgtcatctgcaGAAAATGCACCGTATCCGAGTATATGTACGCTGCCTCTGTTGTCTGCGGTATTCGACAAGAGGCCAAGTTGACTGCGCCTTCGAGATACCACGCCAGGACGCGGAGGAACAGCGCGGAAGCGGCCTAGTAGAGGGGCCGAGTCGTTGGGTCGGACGTGCGACTCGGTGCCCTGCGTGAACTGGAAGAAGCTGGGCATGGGATGAAGGGAGGGAGTCGGTGTAATCGAGTTGTGATATCGGGCTACATTGAAAGGCTTCGATTATATATTATGGCGTATTCTGTATAGTAAGTCGATGGATTGCGTCTCGGGTTCTCCAAGGCACGGTAATTGGATTCGTCGAGTATTAGAAGAATGATTATGTTGAAATGTCGGTATCGTGAATTTGgaagttggtgttgttttgTCCAAGCATTAGATTGGGCTGATGTTGGTCCGTATCTCGGCTGACAATGGTAGGAATAGAACAGGGGTCCAAGGTTCCATCTCCCCTGCTATGACGCGCTACCCTTGTTAGTGGCCTTCAGAGGATGAAAATGTGGGCTGGCCATTTCAGGGTCCCTTCAGGTCTTTTTAAAGAGCTTGGGGTGGACTTTCAGCTTAGATTCTCTTTCATAAAATCCAAATCTTTTTACGTTTTTTCATCCAGTCACTCCTTAATCAAGAGTTTTCTTTGCTTTCCTAGCGCATAAGCATACCTTTCTAAGGGCTTCGAGGCAGTAAATGCAGTCAAGGTAGCAGCGACTACTACACCCTTTATCGGTGGCACTATGAGTGGGAGAACTTGGTAATGAGAAATGGAAGAAAGTGGAACAACACCGCATTCGCTGCGCTTCATATTACAAAATATAACTATCCATACATATCCATTAACGCCGCAGATCAACGCTTCCCATAACCCCTCACTCTGAGGCTGTACTCAGACTCTCTACGAAcgattcatcatcctcctgctcctctaCAAGCACACCCCCAGTAATATCATCTGAGAAAGCCACCGTCTTGGCTGAAGCATGCTTTGCAGACGGCTCAACCAAGTCACCACTCCAAGGCTTGCATTCATTGACATGCTCACCGCAACGCAGACAGGTCCAgccctcgccctcttctctctccaATCGAGTAGCCAAGCAGACGAAACAGTATACACACCCACAAGGTATTGTCTCATATGGGTTGGTTATGTCTGTCTGGGCTGAGCCAATAACACCActggatgctgctgctgccatcaCTTCGTTCTCAGAAGTTGCAGTATTCTGGTCCTGGTAGCAAATTGCGCATGTTCTCTCAGGGAGGAATGCGTATTCACCATTGGCCTTGCCCTCTTCCTGAGGCCCCGTTCTGATAATGTCTTTTGTTTTCCGCCATGTCCTGGTCAGCCAGCGTCGCCATCGCTGGATGCCGATCAGGGGCAGTACGAAAAGCAAAAACTCGGTGAAGGCATGCCAGACAAGCTGCCTGTTGAGATACTCGAATGAGACCTCTCTGCTTACTTGGCTTGTGGGTGGCGCAAGTCTCATTCTGAGAATTCTATCAAGGAGGGTTCGGTACCGTCCATGCAGTAAGAAGACTAGAAATGAGACACATGCCGCTGCCGAGTGAACAGTTGAGAGGGTAGATGTCAGTTTCGATAGTCGCTTTACTCGGGGACTTGGCTCGTCGTAACCATCGTCATGATCCAGAAGCCAGTCCTCCCATCTCGTCCAAGCATAGTTTCCAAATACTGTGACAAGTCCATAGAGTGATTTCTGCACCTTTGAGGGTGCTTTGAGTATAAGCCCATCGTTTCTGGCGTCAGTATATTTGAGGTTTTGGAGAGCCGCTCCGTATGTGGCATCGTGGTCCCAGACAGTGAGCTTGAAAAGCACCGCCCTCAGAGCCAACATAATCTCGGCTGACCAGTCATCATGCAGATGCCCTCCACCAAAATATTTGAGACCCTCGCAAACCTGGTCCTTGAGAATGTCCAAGAGCTCTACATCGAGTAGTTCGGCATCGACTTGTCCTACTCGAAATGCCGGGCGCGTGCCCTCCCTTGTCGACACAGCATCCCACGCAGATCCTATGCGATTCAGGGGGTAAGGTAAGCGCTCGAGGTTGGCTCTAGGTCGAGAAGATTGCCGATGTGCAGCGATGCGAGCAGTAGCTTCGGCCTCACGGGTTTGGCGACGCGCAGCGACGCGGCGTTGGGCTTGGACGAAGCTCGAGTCGGTCATTTGACCTGGTGCATGCGCATGAAGATGAGGGCGTTGGTTGAGTTTCGGGTATTTGATTGGGAGTCTATCGGTCGATTTGGTGGTGGGTTGGTCCGGTTACAGCTGGGTAGAGCGAGCATTCGTTTGTTGTAGGTGATAAAAGCAAAAAGGAAGCACGCAGTTCATTCAGCTCGTCTCGGCGCATCGCATTGGATCTCATCTGGGGATTGTGCGGGCCCATGCTAAAATCCCCCCATGACGCCAGGGCCGGGGGTTGTTGAGCAGAAGCCGAGCCGAGGTGTTACAGTGCCTAGGTAGGCCTTGTCGGCTACTTTACCATACCGTGCGTGCATGTTCCTCCCTTGTGCCTCTGCCCAGGCCCATAGTCTAGGTACCTGCTCGTAAAAGAGTACTCCGTAGAGGACGGGACTTTTTATTTTCACGCGCTTGTCTTACTCCTTGCTCATTGAGACTTGCTTTGGCGCTTGTTTCCACTCTTCAGAGAGCGAGATAACCTCTGACCTTGCGGCGAGTTGCCAAAACTAACTAGCCTAGGGTCTCCTGAATTTATACTGAATTTACCGAAGTCTTTTTGCTGGCTTGGATTCCTACCTATATACTAACCTACCTTAGCCACTGTGCGTGTCTCTCTCTGTCCCCGTCTGGGGCTGGGCCATAAGCCGGGACCCTCTCTTTCCCCCCTTGCTCCAATGAGGAGAGGGTGTCATAGCTCGAATGGCAGTTACCTTACACAGAACTTGAGATGGCAAGTGCGGCTCAACTCGTCCCAAGCCGCCTCCAAACTTCTGTGCCTCCAGAAAGCACATTTCCTCCAACAAACTTCGGCCGATTCCATCAAATCATGAAACTCGGAGACACTTCGTTCTTAGAGCATCACAAATTGTCGATAAACTAAACGTTAAGCAGGCTCTGAGAAAGATAAGCCACACTTACTGGTTGCATACAGGGCTATCGGAGATATCATAGCGCCATTGATTGCTGGTCGCTGGTCAAGCCTCAAACATATGTACATCCATAGCTGAAATCTGCCAAGTATGTCCCAGACACCTGGGAGCTGGGACTGACGACTAGCTACATGGGCACTGTGTTACACAGAGTTCCTTTGGCAATTTTTATATTGGCTGTGCTGCAGTTGCATCTGCATCACGACTCTTTTGTTGACCTCTTACACGTCAGAAACGTGAATCCTCCAGCCGGCGACCAAACATCTCCTCCTCTGTGGATACCATTCAAAAAATCAGAGCTCGGGTTGCTAGCTGATGAGACAGTGGCTGCTCTTGTGACTATGTATATTGCCTACTGTCTTAAGAGAGACGGGAGCCTTGAAAGGCCCGCTCCGAGCGGCGGTTCAAGAGCTATCCAACAGTATAGACTAGCCTGCCTTTGCTGGTTAGACTTCACTTTAACGACAACCCTTCAACGCATAATCGAACAACACGTGTACGCCGTCTGGTATGTCTCTGTGAAAATCCCCGAGTGCTAGAAGCACCAGCAACCCGGTTCTCGTGTCAGAGTTGCCATCATCGAGTCGGGAGCGGCCCATTCTTGACCTCTCTTCACTCTCTTGATATGCGAACCTAACAACGTGAGACCAATAACATGGTCACTTGAGTCACAGCTGCCATAACTACCAATGGATAATGGCCGAAATGGAGATGCAGGCGGCCGTTTTCTGACAGATCTTCCCTCTACCTGGTCCTTGAGTGGGAACATATATCCACGCCACATACCTCCCTGGGCGAACATGACTGGAGGAGTCAGGTATTGCAACATGCTTCTGAGATTTGAATCTAACTCAACTACCCACCTCTTCCAATCATGATGCGTTGGATCATTTGCTTTTGTTTAAGCCTGACGACCATCTTCTCTGCCCTACGCCTCCACAATGTTGCACCTGTACCATGTATTTGTATTGACCTCGTAGTTCCATCCACCTCTTTCCATTTCTAATTCCTTACTATGCGTGCATATATTCCATGGCTCCGGCACTTGCCACAAAACCTGTCCAACCTGTTGGTTCTTGACAAACAAGCTTAGTTTGGTGCCAAAACACATCCTTTATAGATTCTAGCCTACCTGTTGGGCCCTACCATTGGTGTTTGCCAACAAAGCGAAACTGTACGGTGTCTTGAGATCTCCTTTCGCCATCACTTGCAAGGCCCGGTTCGTCGATCAAACTATGGCAAGTTCACCACGAGACGAAGTTTCACCTGGGGTTGAACTCAACTCGAGTCAGAAACAAGTTAGTACGGGAACCTCAAAAACCCAGAAGCGTGTCTCTTCAGCTTGCGATCCTTGCCGTTCTAAGCATTTAAGGTGCGATGGGGTCCGGGAGACATGCACTCGATGCAAAGAAGGCAAACTGTGTCATTATACCAAGTCACGTCGAGGGTTCCAAAACACAAAGAAGACAAGTATGAAGAAAGGAGAAGCTTTTTTGAACGATCAAGATGACACTGCAGAGAGCACACCGTTGCCAGGCCTTGCTGGGCCCGGCATTCCCTTCCCTCAAATGATACCTTCCACACCTTGCAGTACTATACATCCATTCGACCTCTACTACAACAACTTTCACGTCGCCCACTCTTGGCTACCCCCAAGAAAGAAACTGGAGGATCTCTGCAAAACGCAACCAGAAAACTTGCGTTTCTCCGTTGCCACAGTTACCTACATTGGGTCTCTTTACTTGGACAAGGTCGACAACACACAGCTACAACAGAATGCCTACCAGATGTCGCATGGCACCCTCTCCTTAACAATCTGGTCTGTTCAGGCACTTCTGTGTCTTTCTGTCACAGCGTTCGGGAAACTGCATTTTAATGTTGGCCAAAGTATGTTCAACAAAGCCTGGGCGCTGGCTTCTTGTATGGGACTTCAGAGCAAGGAGTTCGCGGAGGGAGAAACAGATCCAGTCCTCGCTGAATCATGCCGCCGGGCATATTGGGGATTATATACCCACGAGATGTTGCTTGGTTTGCGACAGAATCAGTATCATTCAACACTCTACCCTCGTGGGCCCAGTTTGGTGGTAGGACTTCCATGTGAGGATTGGGACTACCAGGCCTGTGTACGTATTTCTCGTTCGAGGTAGCCACTTCACGCTGACTTTCCATTAGAATATTCCAGCCCCAATAACTCTTGAAGAGTACGATCGCCTCGGCCTCTCTCGCGAGTACTCTTCTTGGGCCTACTTCGTTGATCTTATTCGCATATACGATATTCA is a genomic window containing:
- a CDS encoding probable peroxisome assembly protein; its protein translation is MTDSSFVQAQRRVAARRQTREAEATARIAAHRQSSRPRANLERLPYPLNRIGSAWDAVSTREGTRPAFRVGQVDAELLDVELLDILKDQVCEGLKYFGGGHLHDDWSAEIMLALRAVLFKLTVWDHDATYGAALQNLKYTDARNDGLILKAPSKVQKSLYGLVTVFGNYAWTRWEDWLLDHDDGYDEPSPRVKRLSKLTSTLSTVHSAAACVSFLVFLLHGRYRTLLDRILRMRLAPPTSQVSREVSFEYLNRQLVWHAFTEFLLFVLPLIGIQRWRRWLTRTWRKTKDIIRTGPQEEGKANGEYAFLPERTCAICYQDQNTATSENEVMAAAASSGVIGSAQTDITNPYETIPCGCVYCFVCLATRLEREEGEGWTCLRCGEHVNECKPWSGDLVEPSAKHASAKTVAFSDDITGGVLVEEQEDDESFVESLSTASE